In Solanum stenotomum isolate F172 chromosome 6, ASM1918654v1, whole genome shotgun sequence, one DNA window encodes the following:
- the LOC125869030 gene encoding phospholipase A(1) DAD1, chloroplastic-like, with translation MGEFVEAAYRCFDFDMSSPTYATCLYPKSSMLADCGLDKTGYKVVKNLYATCVVQMPRWTKKAFPNLASPQSSWIGYVAVCDDEKKIARLGLRDVVIAYRGTATSSEWLENFRATLTCLPDDMTMSDKNYDQPMVQSGLLSLYTTNTQCDQSLQDTIREEIGKIVDKYSDEPLSITITGHSLGAALATLTVCDITTKFRNAPIVSVVSFGGPRVGNKSFRCQLEKSGTNVLRIVNSDDPVTKVPGFVIHNDINDVAERETTHVASTRMPSWLQKCMEDTQWVYAEVGNEAKTYVHK, from the coding sequence ATGGGGGAATTCGTTGAAGCAGCCTATCGTTGCTTTGATTTTGACATGTCATCACCTACATACGCCACATGTCTTTATCCTAAGAGTTCAATGCTAGCAGACTGCGGACTAGACAAGACCGGTTACAAGGTGGTCAAGAACTTGTACGCCACGTGCGTGGTCCAAATGCCACGATGGACTAAAAAGGCGTTCCCGAACCTGGCGTCTCCGCAATCCAGCTGGATCGGTTATGTGGCCGTTTGCGACGACGAAAAAAAGATCGCAAGGCTTGGGCTCCGCGACGTGGTGATCGCTTATCGAGGTACCGCCACCTCATCTGAATGGCTCGAGAATTTTCGCGCCACGTTGACTTGCTTACCAGACGACATGACGATGTCCGACAAAAATTATGATCAACCCATGGTACAAAGTGGACTCTTGAGCTTATACACAACAAACACCCAATGTGACCAAAGTTTGCAAGACACAATTAGAGAAGAAATTGGCAAGATTGTTGATAAATATAGTGATGAACCATTAAGTATAACTATCACAGGACATAGTCTTGGTGCTGCCCTTGCAACATTAACAGTGTGTGATATTACTACAAAATTTAGAAACGCACCCATTGTGAGTGTTGTATCATTTGGAGGGCCTAGAGTTGGAAACAAAAGTTTTCGATGCCAATTAGAAAAAAGTGGTACAAATGTTCTCCGAATCGTCAACTCCGACGACCCCGTTACAAAAGTTCCGGGGTTCGTCATCCACAACGATATTAATGATGTGGCAGAAAGAGAGACTACCCACGTGGCGTCCACAAGGATGCCAAGCTGGCTACAAAAGTGCATGGAGGATACCCAATGGGTGTATGCTGAGGTGGGCAACGAAGCAAAGACTTATGTCCACAAATAA
- the LOC125869000 gene encoding phospholipase A(1) DAD1, chloroplastic-like, producing the protein MEFQGIKNWEGLLDPLDDDLRKEILRYGEFVEATYRCFDFDMSSPTYATCLYPMSSMLTDCGLDKTGYKVVKNLYATCVVQMPRWTKKTFPNLASPRSSWIGYVAVCDDEKEIARLGRRDVVIAYRGTATSSEWLENFRATLSCLPDDMTTSDESYDQPMVQSGLLNLYTTNTQCDQSLQDTIREEIGKILDKYSDEPLSITITGHSLGAALATLTACDITTKFSNAPIVSVVSFGGPRVGNKSFRCQLEKSGTNVLRIVNSDDPVTKVPGFVIHDDIDDVEERETTHMASTGMPSWLQKCMEDTQWVYAEVGKELRLSSKGDIATCHDLKTYLDLVNNYENGTSLI; encoded by the coding sequence ATGGAATTCCAAGGGATCAAGAATTGGGAAGGCTTGCTTGATCCACTTGATGATGATCTCCGTAAGGAGATCTTGAGGTATGGGGAATTCGTTGAAGCAACCTATCGTTGCTTTGACTTTGACATGTCATCACCTACATATGCCACATGTCTTTATCCTATGAGTTCGATGCTGACAGACTGCGGACTTGACAAAACTGGTTACAAGGTGGTCAAGAACTTGTACGCCACGTGCGTGGTCCAAATGCCACGATGGACTAAAAAGACGTTCCCGAACCTAGCATCCCCGCGATCCAGCTGGATCGGTTATGTGGCCGTTTGCGACGATGAAAAAGAGATCGCTAGGCTCGGACGCCGCGACGTGGTGATTGCTTATCGGGGTACCGCCACCTCATCTGAATGGCTCGAGAATTTTCGCGCCACGTTGAGTTGCTTACCAGACGACATGACAACGTCCGACGAAAGTTACGATCAACCCATGGTACAAAGTGGACTTTTGAACTTGTACACAACAAACACCCAATGTGACCAAAGTTTGCAAGACACAATTAGAGAAGAAATTGGCAAGATTCTTGATAAATATAGTGATGAGCCATTAAGTATAACTATCACAGGACATAGTCTAGGTGCTGCCCTTGCAACATTAACAGCGTGTGATATTACAACTAAATTTAGTAACGCACCCATAGTAAGTGTTGTATCATTTGGAGGGCCTAGAGTTGGAAACAAAAGTTTTCGATGCCAATTGGAGAAAAGTGGTACAAATGTTCTCCGAATCGTCAACTCCGACGATCCCGTTACAAAAGTTCCAGGGTTCGTTATCCACGACGATATTGATGACGTGGAGGAAAGAGAGACTACCCACATGGCGTCCACGGGTATGCCAAGTTGGCTACAAAAGTGCATGGAGGATACCCAATGGGTGTATGCTGAGGTAGGCAAGGAACTTAGATTAAGTAGCAAAGGGGATATTGCCACGTGTCACGATCTCAAGACATATTTAGACTTGGTGAACAATTATGAAAATGGTACATcattaatataa